Proteins encoded together in one Marinithermus hydrothermalis DSM 14884 window:
- a CDS encoding TRAP transporter permease, with amino-acid sequence MSETHNQKAVELMQEVEYGARNPRAVWQRWLIFGIAVLWSLFQVWAIWLGSLEPERLGPMHLAFAFALAFLAYPSKRGPKDRIPWLDWVLAGLSVAGALYVVVNFYTIVVLQGGVPVPRDVVMGVLTLLTLFIAAVRVVGWALPIIASVLLLYAAMGPAGIIPITPPDVLYLHNGYGLRQIIGQLYLTSEGIWGTPIRVSATFVFLFVLFGALLDRAGAGKYFVDLAYSALGTFRGGPAKAAVVGSLLTGVISGSSIANVVTTGTFTIPLMRRVGYPPEKAGATEVGASTNGQLMPPIMGAAAFIMAEFLQIPYADLILYALIPALLSYIGLLYVVHLEALKLGLKGLPKEELPPFWPTFFSGLHYLIPVAWLMYELIGLRHTPERSALNAMFLLIGLILVQEVWRAWRSGRGPWQGLRTGLIEIINGFETGARNMTSIAIATAAAGIIVGVVTLTGLGFGLTDIVQALSGGNIVIVLILAAIASLILGLGLPTTANYIVMAALVVPVIRDLAQNAGVEIPLVAIHLFVFYFGILADDTPPVGLAAYAAAAIARSNPIKTGIQGFIYDMRTAILPFIFIFNPELLLLNIQSAWHAAGVVATALVGMLAFVAGTQGFLLTRMSWLERLPLIAAAFLLLRPGLTTDLVGFALIALVYLVQRYRLRQTPVQA; translated from the coding sequence ATGAGTGAGACGCACAACCAGAAAGCCGTCGAGTTAATGCAGGAGGTGGAGTACGGCGCGCGCAACCCGCGGGCCGTCTGGCAGCGCTGGTTGATCTTCGGGATCGCGGTTCTATGGAGCCTCTTCCAGGTGTGGGCGATCTGGCTGGGCTCCCTCGAGCCTGAGCGCCTCGGCCCGATGCACCTGGCCTTCGCGTTCGCGCTGGCCTTTTTGGCCTACCCTTCCAAGCGCGGCCCCAAGGACCGCATTCCCTGGCTGGACTGGGTGCTCGCCGGGCTTTCCGTGGCCGGTGCGCTCTACGTCGTGGTGAACTTCTACACCATCGTGGTCCTCCAGGGCGGGGTGCCGGTGCCGCGGGACGTGGTGATGGGCGTGCTCACGCTCCTCACCCTGTTCATCGCCGCGGTGCGCGTGGTGGGCTGGGCCCTGCCGATCATCGCGAGCGTGCTACTCCTGTACGCCGCGATGGGCCCAGCGGGGATCATCCCCATCACCCCTCCGGACGTCCTGTACCTGCACAACGGGTACGGCCTCCGGCAGATCATCGGGCAGCTCTACCTGACCTCGGAGGGCATCTGGGGCACCCCCATCCGCGTCTCGGCGACGTTCGTCTTCCTCTTCGTCCTGTTCGGCGCGCTCCTCGACCGCGCGGGCGCCGGAAAGTACTTCGTGGACCTCGCCTATAGCGCCCTCGGCACCTTCCGGGGCGGGCCCGCGAAGGCCGCGGTCGTGGGTAGCCTCCTCACTGGGGTGATCTCCGGCTCCTCGATCGCGAACGTGGTCACCACCGGCACCTTCACCATCCCCCTGATGCGCCGCGTGGGGTACCCACCGGAGAAAGCCGGCGCGACCGAGGTCGGCGCATCCACCAACGGCCAGCTGATGCCGCCCATCATGGGGGCCGCGGCCTTCATCATGGCGGAGTTCTTGCAGATCCCCTACGCCGACCTCATCCTCTACGCCCTGATCCCCGCCCTGCTCTCCTACATCGGTCTCCTCTACGTGGTGCACCTCGAGGCCCTCAAGCTGGGGCTTAAGGGGTTGCCGAAGGAGGAACTGCCGCCGTTTTGGCCCACCTTCTTCTCAGGGCTGCACTACCTGATCCCGGTCGCCTGGCTGATGTACGAGCTGATCGGCCTGCGCCACACGCCGGAACGCAGCGCCTTGAACGCGATGTTCCTGTTGATCGGGCTGATCCTGGTGCAGGAGGTGTGGCGCGCCTGGCGGAGCGGGCGCGGCCCCTGGCAGGGGCTCCGCACGGGCCTGATCGAGATCATCAACGGGTTCGAGACCGGGGCCCGCAACATGACCTCGATCGCGATCGCGACCGCCGCGGCGGGGATCATCGTGGGGGTCGTTACCCTAACCGGACTCGGCTTCGGCCTGACCGACATCGTCCAGGCGCTCTCCGGCGGGAACATCGTCATCGTGCTCATCCTGGCCGCGATCGCCTCCCTCATCCTGGGCCTCGGCCTGCCCACCACCGCGAACTACATCGTGATGGCCGCGCTCGTGGTTCCGGTGATCCGGGACCTGGCCCAAAACGCCGGGGTGGAGATCCCCCTGGTCGCAATCCACTTGTTCGTCTTCTACTTCGGGATCCTCGCGGACGACACGCCCCCCGTGGGGCTCGCCGCGTACGCCGCGGCGGCCATCGCCCGCTCCAACCCCATCAAGACCGGGATTCAGGGGTTCATCTACGACATGCGCACCGCGATCCTGCCCTTTATCTTTATCTTTAACCCTGAACTCCTGCTCCTCAACATCCAAAGCGCATGGCACGCGGCCGGGGTGGTGGCCACCGCGCTGGTGGGCATGCTGGCCTTCGTGGCGGGCACCCAGGGGTTCCTCCTCACCCGCATGAGCTGGCTCGAGCGCCTTCCCTTGATCGCCGCGGCCTTCCTGTTGTTGCGGCCTGGACTCACTACCGACCTCGTCGGCTTCGCGCTGATCGCCCTGGTGTACCTGGTGCAGCGCTATCGTCTCCGGCAAACGCCGGTGCAGGCGTGA
- a CDS encoding TAXI family TRAP transporter solute-binding subunit — protein MKHGKFVLAALLGLALGAGALAQRTFITIGSGSTTGLYFPTAVGIAKIINDADIGVRANGRSTGGSVFNAGAIQSGELQMTLIQNDIAFYCYTGTVVEACKNNPATKLRGIATLYPEPVHILARADSGIRSVADFKGKRVYVGDVGSGVEQNAKQILEAYGLTFDDLGQQVRGRAGQAVQLLQDGRLDAMFYTVGIGSAAIQQAALTTDIEVLALDLDTINKLKEQYPFYAQVIIPGGVYQGIDVSVPTVTVKATLAASADLPEDVVYRITKLLFQEKLEEFYNIQNPNLREFFTLEKALDGMPIPLHPGAVRFYQEVGIPVPERLLPPEE, from the coding sequence ATGAAACACGGCAAGTTCGTGCTAGCGGCATTGCTGGGCCTGGCGCTTGGGGCCGGGGCCCTGGCGCAACGCACCTTTATCACGATTGGTTCGGGATCCACGACCGGGTTGTACTTCCCCACCGCGGTGGGCATCGCCAAGATCATCAACGACGCGGACATCGGGGTGCGGGCCAACGGCCGCTCCACTGGCGGCAGCGTCTTCAACGCGGGCGCGATCCAAAGCGGCGAGCTTCAGATGACCCTAATCCAGAACGACATCGCCTTCTACTGCTACACCGGGACGGTCGTCGAGGCCTGCAAGAACAACCCCGCGACCAAGCTGCGCGGCATCGCCACCCTCTACCCCGAACCGGTCCACATCCTCGCGCGGGCGGACTCGGGCATCCGCTCCGTCGCGGACTTCAAGGGCAAGCGCGTGTACGTCGGTGACGTGGGCTCGGGCGTGGAGCAAAACGCCAAGCAGATCCTCGAGGCCTACGGCCTGACCTTTGACGACCTCGGCCAGCAGGTGCGCGGCCGCGCGGGCCAGGCGGTCCAGCTGCTCCAGGACGGCCGCCTCGACGCGATGTTCTACACCGTGGGGATCGGCTCCGCGGCGATCCAGCAGGCGGCCCTGACCACGGACATCGAGGTCCTCGCGCTGGATCTGGACACGATCAACAAGCTGAAGGAACAGTACCCCTTCTACGCGCAGGTCATCATTCCGGGCGGTGTGTACCAGGGGATTGACGTCTCGGTGCCCACCGTCACCGTGAAGGCCACGCTGGCGGCCTCCGCGGACCTGCCGGAGGACGTGGTGTACCGGATCACCAAGCTTCTCTTCCAGGAGAAGCTCGAGGAGTTCTACAACATCCAGAACCCGAACCTGCGGGAGTTCTTCACGCTGGAGAAAGCCCTCGACGGCATGCCGATCCCGCTCCACCCGGGCGCGGTGCGCTTCTACCAGGAGGTCGGCATCCCGGTGCCCGAGCGCCTGCTCCCGCCGGAGGAGTAA
- a CDS encoding aminopeptidase: MNRQRIIDAIALAQRIVRHHLAVQPGENVLIVADPETETDIYLALAGSVQAVGAEYTVALMPTRGQERATRLTRPIERALEEVDVLIGVTRASGAPTYAPRVAELLAQRRIRALSMVMRDLDNYLKGAATADYEALEALGQRVAQLWSQAEEIRIQTRAGTDFRAGVTKEPVMGQVVIVECGLAREPGREAAFSDGEVSQRPRTGTSQGVLVVDGPVAGLKGMDPFILEVEAGRVVRLEGGGHRVRQLEAVFRSLPCARHIAEVGIGLNPNALRNGDFEEEKKALGNVHVALGSDLFYGGTHECGLHWDMVLYDASVWLDDLLLFKDGKLMIDETA, translated from the coding sequence ATGAACCGGCAGCGCATCATCGACGCGATCGCCCTGGCCCAGCGGATCGTACGGCACCACCTCGCGGTGCAGCCGGGGGAGAACGTCCTCATCGTGGCCGACCCGGAGACCGAGACGGACATCTACCTGGCCCTAGCCGGATCGGTACAGGCTGTCGGCGCGGAGTACACCGTGGCCCTGATGCCCACCCGGGGCCAGGAGCGCGCCACACGCCTCACGCGCCCCATCGAGCGGGCCCTCGAGGAGGTGGACGTCCTCATCGGGGTGACGCGCGCCTCCGGCGCGCCGACCTACGCCCCGCGCGTCGCCGAACTCCTCGCCCAGCGCCGGATCCGTGCGCTCTCCATGGTGATGCGGGATCTGGACAACTACCTCAAAGGCGCCGCGACCGCAGACTACGAGGCCCTCGAGGCCCTAGGGCAGCGGGTGGCGCAGCTGTGGAGCCAAGCCGAGGAGATCCGCATCCAGACCCGAGCGGGCACCGACTTCCGCGCCGGCGTGACCAAGGAACCCGTGATGGGGCAGGTGGTGATCGTGGAGTGCGGCCTGGCGCGCGAACCGGGGCGTGAAGCGGCCTTCTCCGATGGGGAGGTCTCCCAACGGCCCCGGACGGGCACGTCCCAGGGCGTGCTCGTCGTGGACGGGCCCGTCGCGGGGCTGAAGGGCATGGACCCCTTCATCCTCGAGGTCGAGGCGGGACGCGTGGTGCGCCTCGAGGGCGGCGGCCATCGGGTGCGCCAGCTCGAGGCGGTCTTCCGCAGCCTGCCCTGCGCGCGGCACATCGCCGAGGTCGGGATCGGCCTCAACCCCAACGCCTTGCGGAACGGGGACTTCGAGGAGGAGAAAAAGGCCCTTGGCAACGTGCACGTGGCGCTGGGGAGCGACCTCTTTTACGGGGGGACGCACGAGTGCGGCCTGCACTGGGACATGGTCCTTTACGACGCGAGCGTGTGGCTGGACGACCTCCTGCTCTTTAAGGATGGCAAACTGATGATTGATGAAACCGCTTGA
- a CDS encoding CaiB/BaiF CoA transferase family protein encodes MKPLEGIRVLDLSRILAGPVCTQILADLGAEVWKLESPWGDDTRRWGPPFQEGESAYYLSANRGKKSVAVNLKDPRGQALVRELAARADVLVENFKAGTLARYGLDYASLAPLNPGLVYCSITGFGQTGPRAQEPGYDVALQGITGIMSITGEPDGPPVKVGVAWIDVLTGLYAAIGILTALWERASSGKGQYIDLALFDVGLASLVNQAQAYLMTGEVPGRLGSAHPQIVPYQAFQAQDKWFILAVGNDEQYRRMTEAIQHPELWEDPRFQTNAGRVAHREALVGRLAAIFRTRPRQAWLEVFHQAGVPATPVNDLAEAFADPQAAARGVLWRVAHPTLGALPLVANPLQFMSRTPAAPAGPPPLLGEHTRQVLGAVLGVEEAELERLERDGVIRSRA; translated from the coding sequence ATGAAACCGCTTGAAGGCATCCGCGTGCTGGACCTGTCCCGCATCCTGGCGGGCCCCGTGTGCACCCAGATCCTCGCGGACCTCGGCGCGGAGGTGTGGAAGCTCGAGTCGCCCTGGGGGGACGACACCCGCCGCTGGGGGCCGCCGTTTCAGGAAGGGGAGAGCGCGTACTACCTCTCGGCGAACCGCGGGAAGAAGAGCGTCGCGGTCAACCTCAAGGACCCCCGCGGCCAGGCGCTCGTCCGTGAGCTCGCGGCCCGGGCGGACGTGCTGGTGGAGAACTTCAAGGCGGGGACGCTCGCGCGCTACGGTCTGGACTACGCGAGCCTCGCGCCCCTGAACCCCGGCCTCGTCTACTGCTCGATCACCGGGTTCGGGCAGACCGGCCCCCGCGCCCAGGAGCCCGGGTACGACGTGGCCCTTCAGGGCATCACGGGCATCATGAGCATCACGGGCGAGCCAGACGGCCCGCCCGTGAAGGTCGGGGTGGCCTGGATCGACGTGCTCACCGGGCTCTACGCCGCGATCGGCATCCTCACGGCCTTATGGGAGCGGGCCTCGAGCGGGAAGGGACAGTACATCGACCTCGCGTTGTTTGACGTGGGCCTCGCGAGCCTGGTGAACCAGGCCCAGGCCTACCTCATGACCGGGGAGGTGCCCGGCCGGTTGGGGAGCGCCCACCCGCAGATCGTGCCGTACCAGGCCTTCCAGGCCCAGGACAAGTGGTTCATCCTCGCGGTAGGGAACGACGAGCAGTACCGCCGCATGACCGAGGCGATCCAGCACCCGGAGCTCTGGGAGGACCCGCGCTTTCAAACCAACGCGGGCCGGGTCGCACACCGCGAGGCGCTTGTCGGGCGCCTGGCCGCCATCTTCCGCACGCGCCCTCGGCAGGCGTGGCTCGAGGTCTTCCACCAGGCCGGGGTGCCGGCCACGCCGGTGAACGACCTGGCCGAGGCTTTCGCGGACCCGCAGGCCGCGGCGCGCGGGGTGCTGTGGCGGGTGGCGCACCCCACGCTGGGGGCGTTGCCCCTTGTGGCGAACCCCCTGCAGTTCATGAGCCGCACCCCGGCAGCCCCCGCGGGGCCCCCGCCGCTCCTTGGGGAGCACACCCGCCAGGTGCTCGGAGCGGTGCTGGGCGTGGAGGAGGCCGAGCTCGAGCGGCTCGAGCGGGACGGTGTAATCCGCTCGCGAGCGTGA
- a CDS encoding nitroreductase family protein, with amino-acid sequence MDLYRLYQTRRSIRKFKREPIPEDDLEKILYAAQRAPTDATAQMYSILRVTDPELRKRIAHLSGDQEHIESAAEFFLLLADVWRLRRLVEHRGGRFGRWPRTAAHFAIVDAVLAGSALATMAEALGYGICWIGGVLNGIREISALVDLPEGVIPVAGLCVGVPDEDPAPRPRLPRALVVHENRYRAYTPEELDEAYAAMRPITRKGDWYRVLDRYFAEGGTMELREGPYQALAARKGFDPDLPAPLAEALTARGLEARSLGQLIEEAFRRGYRGVLFNQGAVWLEKETEAHRGEGATPGEALAKALLEAFPEEA; translated from the coding sequence ATGGACCTGTACCGCCTCTACCAAACCCGGCGTTCCATCCGTAAGTTCAAGCGCGAACCCATCCCGGAAGACGACCTGGAGAAGATCCTGTACGCCGCGCAGCGGGCTCCGACGGACGCCACCGCGCAGATGTACTCGATCCTGCGCGTCACGGATCCCGAGCTCCGCAAGCGGATCGCGCACCTCTCCGGGGACCAGGAGCACATCGAGAGCGCCGCGGAGTTCTTCCTGCTCCTCGCGGACGTGTGGCGGCTCCGGCGGCTCGTGGAGCACCGGGGCGGAAGGTTCGGTCGCTGGCCGCGCACCGCGGCCCACTTCGCCATCGTGGACGCGGTCCTGGCCGGCAGCGCCCTCGCCACCATGGCCGAAGCGCTCGGGTACGGGATCTGCTGGATCGGCGGGGTGCTGAACGGGATCCGGGAGATCAGCGCCCTCGTGGATCTGCCGGAAGGCGTGATTCCCGTGGCCGGCCTGTGCGTGGGCGTCCCCGACGAGGACCCCGCCCCCCGCCCCCGCCTGCCGCGCGCGCTGGTGGTGCACGAGAACCGCTACCGCGCGTACACCCCCGAGGAGTTGGACGAAGCGTACGCGGCGATGCGCCCCATCACCCGCAAGGGCGACTGGTACCGCGTTCTGGACCGGTACTTCGCCGAAGGCGGCACGATGGAACTCCGCGAAGGCCCCTACCAGGCCCTCGCGGCGCGCAAGGGATTCGACCCGGACCTCCCCGCCCCCCTGGCCGAGGCCCTCACCGCGCGCGGCCTCGAGGCCCGCTCCTTAGGCCAGCTGATCGAGGAGGCCTTCCGGCGGGGGTACCGCGGCGTGTTGTTCAACCAGGGCGCGGTCTGGCTCGAGAAGGAAACCGAGGCCCACCGGGGCGAGGGGGCCACGCCCGGCGAGGCTTTGGCAAAGGCGCTCCTCGAGGCCTTCCCCGAGGAGGCGTAA
- a CDS encoding Re/Si-specific NAD(P)(+) transhydrogenase subunit alpha, which translates to MPIRVAVPKEVAPGERRVALVPEVVGRLAGKGYQVQVEQGAGAAADYPDAAYAAAGAQVVADPYAEAQVVLKVQPPTLEELERIPPGAVVVGFMHPHRYPDRVARMRERRVNAFAIELIPRITRAQPMDALSSQATVAGYKAALVAANLTRRFFPMLTTAAGTIRPAQVLVLGAGVAGLQAIATARRLGAVVEAYDVRRAAGEQVRSLGAKFLELPLDAEAEGGYARELTEEEKAREREMLAEAVARADAVITTAQVPGRPAPLLVTEAMVARMKPGAVIVDLAAESGGNCALTRPGEVLEHGGVTIYGPLNLPSELAVHASEMYAKNLYHFLELLTQGGERLEPDWGDEILAKSALVWAGEIRHGPTRERVEGSAG; encoded by the coding sequence ATGCCGATTCGTGTAGCGGTACCCAAGGAGGTGGCCCCTGGGGAGCGCCGAGTGGCCCTGGTGCCTGAGGTCGTGGGCCGCTTGGCGGGAAAGGGGTACCAGGTCCAGGTTGAGCAGGGCGCTGGCGCGGCGGCCGATTACCCGGACGCCGCGTACGCCGCGGCCGGGGCTCAGGTGGTGGCGGACCCCTACGCCGAAGCGCAGGTGGTCCTCAAGGTGCAGCCGCCCACCCTCGAGGAGCTCGAGCGGATCCCGCCGGGGGCCGTGGTGGTCGGGTTTATGCACCCGCACCGCTACCCGGACCGCGTGGCGCGCATGCGCGAACGCCGGGTGAACGCTTTCGCCATCGAGCTGATTCCCCGGATCACGCGCGCCCAGCCCATGGACGCCCTTTCCTCCCAGGCCACCGTCGCAGGCTACAAGGCGGCCCTGGTGGCCGCGAACCTTACGCGCCGCTTCTTCCCCATGCTCACCACCGCGGCCGGCACGATCCGACCAGCGCAGGTCCTTGTGCTGGGGGCTGGCGTGGCGGGGTTGCAGGCCATCGCCACCGCCCGCCGGCTTGGCGCGGTGGTCGAGGCCTACGACGTGCGTCGCGCCGCGGGGGAGCAGGTGCGGAGCCTCGGGGCGAAGTTCCTCGAGCTGCCCCTCGACGCCGAGGCCGAGGGCGGGTACGCCCGCGAGCTGACCGAGGAGGAGAAGGCCCGCGAGCGCGAGATGCTCGCGGAAGCGGTGGCCCGCGCGGACGCGGTCATCACCACCGCGCAGGTTCCCGGCCGTCCGGCCCCGCTCCTCGTGACGGAAGCGATGGTGGCCCGCATGAAGCCCGGCGCGGTGATCGTGGATCTGGCGGCCGAGTCCGGCGGGAACTGCGCCCTCACCCGGCCGGGCGAGGTCCTGGAGCACGGGGGGGTCACGATCTACGGGCCGCTCAATCTCCCGAGCGAGCTCGCGGTGCACGCGAGCGAGATGTACGCCAAGAATCTCTACCACTTCCTCGAGCTCCTCACCCAGGGAGGGGAGCGGCTCGAGCCCGACTGGGGGGATGAGATCCTGGCGAAAAGCGCGTTGGTGTGGGCCGGGGAGATCCGGCACGGTCCGACCCGGGAGCGGGTGGAAGGGAGTGCGGGATGA
- a CDS encoding NAD(P) transhydrogenase subunit alpha, with product MSEFWAALYIVLLAGFTGYEVIRRVPVILHTPLMSGSNFIHGIVLVGAMVVLGYADTPAERAIGFLGVLLGAANAAGGYAVTARMLEMFERRKEG from the coding sequence ATGAGCGAGTTCTGGGCCGCGCTGTACATCGTGCTGCTCGCGGGGTTCACGGGGTACGAGGTGATCCGCCGGGTTCCGGTGATCCTGCACACGCCGCTCATGAGCGGATCGAACTTCATTCACGGGATCGTGCTGGTGGGCGCGATGGTGGTGCTGGGATACGCGGACACCCCCGCGGAGCGGGCGATCGGCTTTTTGGGGGTGCTGCTCGGGGCCGCGAACGCCGCGGGAGGGTACGCGGTCACCGCGCGCATGCTGGAGATGTTCGAGCGGCGAAAGGA